From one Flavobacterium sp. N502536 genomic stretch:
- a CDS encoding 2,3,4,5-tetrahydropyridine-2,6-dicarboxylate N-succinyltransferase — MNSLQTIIEQAWENRALLQETTTTDAIREVIALIDAGKLRCAEPVGDKWQVNEWVKKAVVMYFPIQKMETWESGIFEYHDKMLLKTGYAEKGIRVVPNAVARYGAYISSGVILMPSYVNIGAYVDEGTMVDTWATVGSCAQIGKNVHLSGGVGIGGVLEPLQASPVIIEDGAFIGSRCIVVEGVHVGKEAVLGANVCLTASTKIIDVTGDEPVEMKGFVPARSVVIPGSYTKKFAAGEFQVPCALIIGTRKPSTDLKTSLNNALREYDVAV, encoded by the coding sequence ATGAATTCTTTACAGACTATAATAGAACAAGCTTGGGAAAACAGAGCTTTATTACAAGAAACAACCACAACTGACGCTATCAGAGAGGTTATTGCATTGATTGACGCAGGAAAATTACGTTGCGCTGAACCGGTTGGTGACAAGTGGCAGGTAAACGAATGGGTTAAGAAAGCGGTAGTAATGTATTTCCCAATTCAGAAAATGGAAACATGGGAATCAGGTATTTTTGAATATCACGATAAAATGTTGCTAAAAACAGGTTATGCTGAAAAAGGAATTCGTGTAGTACCTAATGCTGTAGCACGTTATGGAGCTTATATTTCGAGCGGTGTAATTTTGATGCCAAGTTATGTAAATATTGGTGCTTATGTTGACGAAGGTACAATGGTTGACACTTGGGCGACTGTAGGTAGCTGCGCACAAATTGGTAAAAACGTTCACTTAAGTGGTGGTGTTGGAATCGGTGGTGTATTAGAGCCGCTTCAGGCTTCTCCGGTTATTATCGAAGACGGTGCCTTTATCGGTTCTCGTTGTATTGTAGTAGAAGGTGTTCACGTTGGTAAAGAAGCTGTTCTTGGTGCGAATGTTTGCTTAACTGCTTCAACAAAAATTATCGATGTGACTGGTGACGAACCTGTTGAAATGAAAGGTTTTGTTCCTGCCCGTTCGGTTGTGATTCCTGGAAGTTATACTAAAAAATTCGCTGCTGGTGAGTTTCAGGTTCCGTGTGCTTTGATTATCGGTACGCGTAAGCCATCAACAGATTTGAAAACATCTTTAAACAATGCGCTTCGCGAATACGATGTTGCGGTTTAA
- a CDS encoding glycosyltransferase family 9 protein, translating into MRILVIQQKRIGDVLTSTIICNNLKSKYPDSVIDYMCYPNSVDVLKENKNIDNIIPLTNKVRKSTLSLFKFIFQIRRNKYDAVIDVYSKLETNLITLFSGAKYKVSYHKWYSQIFYNYNYKRLDAVESEHGLAIENRLMLLKPFISEKITDVKPKIFLKESEINDAKNLLKSYKVDSEKPLIMFGILGSEVYKTYPLEGMAKIINFTVAKTNATIIFNYIPDQKEQALEVYNHCSAETKKHIVFDLYCTELRPFLALLSQCEMLIGNEGGAVNMAKALEVPTFSIFTPSVRKETWQIFENEAKNFSIHLKDLKPEIYQQHTEQYIKEHTLQYYDEYPLDLMLEKLATYFQEYKN; encoded by the coding sequence ATGAGAATATTAGTCATTCAGCAAAAAAGAATTGGAGATGTATTAACAAGTACGATAATCTGTAACAACCTAAAAAGCAAATACCCGGATTCGGTTATCGATTATATGTGTTACCCAAATTCTGTCGATGTACTAAAAGAAAACAAGAATATTGACAACATTATTCCTTTGACGAATAAGGTTAGAAAATCAACTCTTTCTCTGTTTAAGTTTATTTTTCAAATCCGACGTAATAAATACGATGCCGTTATAGACGTGTACTCTAAGCTGGAAACGAATTTAATTACCTTATTTTCGGGAGCAAAATATAAGGTTTCGTATCACAAATGGTACAGCCAAATATTCTACAACTACAACTACAAACGCTTAGATGCTGTGGAATCTGAACACGGACTGGCCATTGAAAATCGTTTAATGCTTTTAAAACCGTTTATTTCTGAAAAGATTACAGATGTAAAACCAAAGATATTCCTGAAAGAATCTGAAATTAATGACGCCAAAAACCTTTTGAAAAGCTATAAGGTTGATAGCGAAAAACCATTAATTATGTTTGGAATTTTAGGAAGCGAAGTTTACAAAACTTATCCGTTGGAAGGGATGGCTAAAATAATCAATTTTACTGTTGCCAAAACCAATGCTACTATTATTTTCAATTATATTCCGGATCAGAAAGAACAGGCCCTCGAAGTCTACAACCATTGCAGTGCCGAAACCAAAAAACACATTGTTTTTGATTTGTATTGCACCGAACTAAGACCTTTTCTGGCGCTACTTTCGCAATGTGAAATGTTAATTGGAAATGAAGGCGGAGCCGTAAACATGGCCAAAGCCCTTGAGGTTCCAACTTTCTCAATCTTCACACCCTCTGTCAGAAAAGAAACCTGGCAGATATTTGAAAATGAAGCCAAAAATTTCTCCATTCACTTAAAAGATTTAAAGCCGGAAATATACCAACAGCATACTGAACAATACATAAAAGAACATACTTTACAGTACTACGACGAGTACCCCCTGGATCTAATGCTTGAAAAACTAGCCACTTATTTTCAGGAGTACAAGAATTAA
- a CDS encoding glycosyltransferase family 2 protein: MQISGLIITFNEEKNIGKCIDALLRVCDEVIIVDSFSKDRTVEIAKEKGAIVIEQAFLGDGPQRTHGLPYCKNDWILNLDADEFLDQDAEKFIVEQKYLEGNYDAFSFRVKNFLADKLIDFSGWYPDHKVRFFNKQTAHPSDSKVHQKIITQNEKKVAVHILHYGWDSLDQIIAKKNQYSGWHAQQLFDQGRRINVFKPITNGAVAFIRCYFFKKGIFNGLDGLTIAMIQSFFSYIKYAKLLKLQKKLK; the protein is encoded by the coding sequence ATGCAAATTAGCGGTCTTATTATTACTTTCAATGAAGAAAAAAACATTGGTAAATGCATCGATGCTTTACTTAGAGTTTGTGATGAAGTGATCATAGTGGATTCATTTAGCAAGGATCGTACGGTAGAAATTGCGAAAGAAAAAGGCGCAATAGTTATCGAACAGGCCTTTTTAGGCGATGGTCCTCAACGTACACATGGTTTACCTTATTGCAAAAATGACTGGATTTTAAATCTCGATGCCGATGAATTTCTGGATCAGGATGCCGAGAAATTTATTGTAGAACAAAAGTATCTTGAAGGAAACTACGATGCTTTTAGTTTTAGAGTAAAAAACTTTCTGGCAGATAAACTCATCGATTTTTCGGGCTGGTATCCTGATCATAAAGTGCGTTTTTTCAACAAACAAACGGCACATCCTTCTGATTCAAAAGTGCATCAGAAAATAATAACTCAAAATGAGAAAAAAGTAGCGGTACACATCTTACACTACGGTTGGGATTCTCTGGATCAGATCATTGCGAAGAAAAACCAATACTCGGGCTGGCACGCACAACAATTGTTTGATCAGGGGAGAAGAATAAATGTCTTCAAGCCAATTACAAACGGAGCTGTTGCCTTTATTAGGTGTTATTTTTTTAAGAAAGGGATCTTTAATGGTCTGGACGGCTTGACGATCGCAATGATTCAGAGCTTCTTTTCTTATATCAAATATGCCAAGCTTTTAAAACTTCAGAAGAAGTTAAAATAA
- a CDS encoding PAS domain-containing protein, with protein sequence MNQENQVQNRVAVVDKEVTWDKTQVIMSKTNAFGIIEYANEVFVDVCGYEDYELMGQPHNIIRHPDMPRVIFKVLWENLKSGKNFHAIVKNLAKSGRYYWVITDFEIAKDENGVIVNYFGRRQAVPQEVIALHIEPLYKKLLQIEAASGMEFSEKYLIGFLEEKKRTYVEYIKELIYEHEKSQAKFAQYEVQDNDEEEERGFFRRLFNR encoded by the coding sequence ATGAATCAAGAAAATCAAGTTCAGAACCGTGTCGCGGTTGTCGATAAAGAGGTCACGTGGGATAAAACACAGGTGATTATGAGTAAAACAAATGCCTTTGGGATTATTGAATATGCCAACGAAGTATTTGTAGATGTATGTGGTTACGAAGATTATGAATTAATGGGGCAACCACACAATATAATTCGTCATCCGGATATGCCAAGGGTTATTTTTAAAGTGCTTTGGGAAAATCTTAAAAGCGGAAAGAATTTCCATGCGATTGTAAAAAACTTAGCCAAATCAGGACGTTATTACTGGGTAATTACCGATTTTGAAATTGCAAAAGACGAGAACGGTGTTATTGTAAATTATTTTGGAAGACGACAAGCGGTTCCTCAGGAAGTTATTGCGCTGCACATCGAACCATTGTATAAAAAATTACTGCAAATTGAAGCAGCAAGCGGTATGGAGTTTAGTGAGAAGTACCTTATTGGGTTTCTGGAAGAAAAGAAAAGAACTTATGTTGAATATATTAAAGAGTTAATATACGAACATGAGAAATCGCAGGCAAAGTTTGCGCAGTATGAAGTACAGGACAATGATGAAGAGGAGGAAAGAGGTTTTTTTAGGAGATTGTTCAATAGATAG
- a CDS encoding polysaccharide deacetylase family protein, translating into MKYNTINYSFVKKREMSKLPVLMYHNVVVEEAKSLNLSVSVSKLESQFRFLQENNYTTFHFKDLEGLKELPQKSIIITFDDVTECQLLYAVPLLEKYQLKASFFIPFSFVGNYDYWIEGKEKIMSVEQLKGLDTTLIELGYHSFEHRKYSSLAEEELEADFNRSNKFIQENHLDIKPVLAYPFGNYAKKKEEFAVFEKIMRKNGIKYGLRIGNRVNKFPFKDNYLVKRIDIKGEDSLFKFKLKLKIGKLKLF; encoded by the coding sequence GTGAAATATAATACTATTAATTATAGCTTTGTCAAAAAAAGAGAGATGTCAAAGCTGCCAGTTTTAATGTATCATAATGTCGTTGTAGAGGAAGCGAAGTCTTTAAATTTGAGTGTGTCGGTATCTAAGTTAGAATCTCAGTTTAGATTTTTACAGGAGAACAATTACACCACATTTCATTTTAAGGATTTAGAAGGTTTAAAAGAGTTACCTCAAAAAAGTATCATCATTACTTTTGATGATGTTACCGAATGTCAGCTTCTGTATGCCGTGCCTTTGCTTGAAAAGTACCAATTAAAAGCCTCTTTTTTTATACCGTTTTCTTTTGTTGGAAATTATGACTACTGGATTGAGGGAAAAGAAAAAATCATGAGTGTCGAGCAGTTAAAAGGCTTAGATACTACCTTGATTGAGCTGGGCTATCATTCTTTTGAACATAGAAAGTACAGTTCGTTAGCTGAAGAAGAGTTAGAAGCTGATTTTAACAGGTCTAATAAATTTATACAGGAGAATCACTTAGATATAAAACCAGTCTTGGCTTACCCTTTTGGGAATTATGCGAAGAAGAAGGAGGAGTTTGCTGTTTTCGAGAAAATCATGCGCAAAAATGGCATAAAATATGGTTTGCGAATAGGGAACAGAGTGAATAAATTCCCTTTTAAAGATAACTATTTGGTAAAAAGGATTGACATAAAGGGGGAAGATAGTTTATTTAAATTTAAACTAAAATTGAAAATAGGTAAGCTTAAATTATTTTGA
- a CDS encoding glycosyltransferase family 2 protein, with protein sequence MKISGLVITYNEEKNIGKCIDALFRICDEVIVVDSFSKDNTVKIAEEKGAKVILQCFLGDGPQRIHGLSYCKNDWILNLDADEILAEDAEKFILSGKYENQDYDVYAFCLYNYLGDKLINFAGWYPDKTSRFFNKQTASPSKDFVHQKVSGNKKTCVKVHINHYAWENLDQFIAKKNLYSTWHAQQLFDRNKRVNSFKPVLNGTVSFFRCYFFKKGFLNGLDGLTFSMIQGASSYMKYAKLLKLQEKHKKIKGIE encoded by the coding sequence ATGAAAATTAGTGGACTTGTAATAACGTACAATGAGGAGAAGAACATAGGTAAATGTATTGATGCGCTGTTTAGAATTTGTGACGAAGTAATTGTTGTAGACTCTTTCAGTAAAGACAATACCGTTAAAATTGCGGAAGAAAAAGGAGCTAAAGTAATTCTGCAGTGCTTTTTAGGTGACGGACCTCAAAGAATTCACGGTCTCTCTTATTGTAAAAATGATTGGATTTTAAATCTGGATGCCGATGAGATTTTGGCTGAAGATGCTGAGAAATTTATATTGTCAGGAAAATATGAAAATCAGGATTATGATGTCTATGCTTTTTGTTTGTACAATTATTTAGGGGATAAGCTGATAAATTTTGCCGGTTGGTACCCAGATAAAACTTCACGATTTTTTAACAAACAAACAGCTTCTCCGTCAAAAGATTTCGTACACCAGAAGGTTTCAGGAAATAAAAAAACATGTGTGAAAGTTCATATTAACCATTATGCCTGGGAGAATTTGGATCAGTTTATTGCTAAGAAAAACCTGTATTCGACCTGGCATGCTCAACAACTTTTTGACCGGAATAAAAGGGTCAACAGTTTTAAGCCTGTATTGAATGGTACAGTATCCTTTTTCAGATGTTATTTTTTTAAGAAAGGATTTTTAAACGGGTTGGATGGTCTTACGTTTTCGATGATTCAGGGGGCTTCTTCTTATATGAAATATGCTAAGCTTTTAAAACTGCAGGAAAAACATAAAAAAATAAAAGGAATAGAATAA
- a CDS encoding type II toxin-antitoxin system RelE/ParE family toxin, with protein MKVNLTIEFNYDLNDIVHFISKDKPIAARNFKNELVKKLKKDLVNPFHFKKSIYFDDENFRDYVFKGYTTIVKIDSKNEIVHVIGILKHRALF; from the coding sequence ATGAAAGTTAATTTAACGATTGAGTTTAATTATGATTTGAATGATATAGTGCATTTTATTTCAAAAGATAAACCAATTGCAGCAAGAAATTTTAAAAATGAATTAGTAAAAAAGCTGAAGAAGGATTTGGTAAATCCTTTTCATTTTAAAAAATCTATATATTTTGATGATGAAAATTTTAGAGATTATGTTTTTAAAGGATACACTACAATCGTAAAAATTGATTCTAAGAATGAAATTGTTCATGTTATTGGTATTTTAAAGCATCGAGCACTATTTTAA